From Jeotgalibaca dankookensis, one genomic window encodes:
- a CDS encoding glycosyltransferase family 2 protein: MDKVLVVIPTLKPDEHFIAYVNKLIAHGFESILIVNDGSGPEYEAVFEELARQPQVSILSHAVNLGKGRGLKNALNHFLTMKNNGQYAGIITVDSDGQHQVEDVIKIRDAMLADPSKLYLGSRNFNQNGVPQKSSFGNKAISFIFRVLYGKKIADTQTGLRGIPKPIVEKFVALKGEEFEYEMNMLIAAVLSNIEIEEITIQTVYFDDNSQTNFRPVTDSVAIISLVVAAFFKHLAASLGSFLSN, encoded by the coding sequence ATGGATAAGGTGCTTGTTGTTATACCTACTCTAAAACCTGATGAACATTTTATAGCATATGTTAATAAATTAATTGCGCATGGATTCGAATCGATCCTTATAGTGAATGATGGTAGTGGGCCGGAGTATGAGGCTGTTTTTGAGGAGCTAGCTCGTCAGCCACAAGTATCTATTTTGAGTCACGCTGTCAATTTGGGAAAAGGGAGAGGCTTGAAAAATGCGCTCAATCATTTTTTGACTATGAAAAATAATGGGCAATATGCTGGTATCATAACCGTTGATTCCGACGGGCAGCACCAGGTTGAGGATGTTATTAAAATAAGAGATGCTATGTTGGCGGATCCTTCCAAACTTTACTTAGGGTCTCGAAATTTCAACCAAAATGGGGTCCCACAAAAGAGTTCTTTTGGAAATAAAGCCATTTCGTTCATTTTTAGAGTGCTCTATGGTAAAAAAATTGCCGATACCCAAACAGGTTTGCGGGGGATTCCCAAGCCGATTGTAGAAAAGTTTGTTGCTTTAAAAGGAGAAGAGTTTGAGTACGAAATGAACATGCTGATTGCTGCTGTCTTGAGTAATATTGAAATTGAAGAGATTACGATCCAGACGGTTTACTTTGATGATAATAGTCAAACAAATTTCCGGCCCGTAACAGATTCAGTTGCTATTATTAGTCTGGTTGTAGCTGCTTTTTTCAAACATCTAGCTGCTTCACTAGGTTCTTTTTTATCTAATTAA
- a CDS encoding Ig domain-containing protein — protein MRKTWSVLLLVILSLVTVPHTVAASELPVLQINALSVSHQEVSVGDYVTITVELDEIREGELIFIEYVDPVYGYYEEVYLTNFDYSTTYERSLEITEERNPGRWVIDSIHAIDAAGNVTASVFNNLADYGNTRDLSNAAFSVAQSKPTLQYEAHVQKVGWQGYRNEYELSGTTGRVLRLEAIKISLDARNYGGGISYSTHIQKIGWQAPVSDNAVSGTSGLSRRLEAIKINLTGPVADHFDIYYRVHAQKYGWLSWAKNGQPAGTQGLAKRLEAIEIMLVPKGQVVELDQSQSFID, from the coding sequence ATGAGAAAAACATGGTCTGTTTTATTACTCGTTATTTTGTCACTCGTCACTGTCCCTCATACGGTTGCTGCTAGTGAACTCCCAGTATTACAAATTAATGCATTGTCTGTTTCTCATCAAGAAGTTTCAGTTGGTGACTACGTAACTATTACAGTTGAACTTGATGAAATTCGGGAAGGTGAATTAATATTTATTGAATATGTTGACCCTGTATACGGCTATTATGAAGAAGTTTATTTAACGAATTTTGATTATTCAACTACTTATGAAAGAAGTCTTGAAATAACTGAAGAACGCAATCCAGGTAGATGGGTTATTGACTCTATCCATGCGATTGACGCTGCTGGAAATGTCACAGCTTCCGTTTTTAACAATTTAGCTGATTATGGTAACACGCGTGATTTATCAAATGCAGCCTTTTCTGTTGCTCAATCTAAACCTACTCTTCAATATGAAGCTCATGTCCAAAAAGTAGGTTGGCAAGGTTACCGCAATGAGTACGAACTAAGTGGGACTACAGGACGAGTACTCCGATTAGAAGCGATTAAAATTTCTTTAGATGCACGGAATTATGGAGGAGGAATTTCTTATTCCACTCATATTCAAAAAATAGGTTGGCAAGCACCGGTTTCTGACAATGCTGTAAGTGGTACTTCTGGACTATCCCGGCGGTTAGAAGCGATTAAAATTAATTTGACTGGACCAGTAGCAGATCACTTTGATATTTACTATCGCGTTCATGCCCAAAAGTATGGCTGGTTGAGTTGGGCCAAAAATGGACAGCCGGCAGGAACACAAGGATTAGCTAAACGGCTTGAAGCAATTGAAATCATGTTAGTACCCAAAGGACAAGTAGTTGAATTAGACCAAAGTCAATCATTTATTGACTAA
- a CDS encoding LTA synthase family protein, whose amino-acid sequence MVINKQLKKILCVIGVGALISLSSVFVLQLFHFQYDWEKAFTFFDLHTRLSLLQASIVFLIFLWLYLITTSLSVTSLLFLVAVSFLGVATQQKMFFRGEPVYPSDVYFLKDFQFLLEMVGLPIMIAFFVIVALVIIGIYLAIKNKSKIERSKAIRIGRLVGVFLTTFALFYVYQFNQPGNKVRAVFNRYTSWIAYSQEKNYNENGVVSGLMYNFKSPAVDKPENYSKEKITALYEKYREQADVLNKERLNELSDYNLIYIMNETFSDPTRIEGMSISKDPIPIYRTIEAQYRSGMILSQGYGGGTANIEFEALTGVSLEPLSANVTTPFIQLSDKMQDFPSIVDLMGRNGHTLTAIHPYNSSMYKRLENYQALGFDSFLFEDDLTYSERIDGNNFISDASAYQEVLDKIDQTDTMDFVHLVTMHNHKPHVNKYNEVEFNVEGAPYNKEVAHYAKGLQYSDRELEAFLQEIDQLEEKTIVVFWGDHLPGFYGEELYELNGPVRMHQTPLLFYTNFTREDRDVETISPIYFMNHILEIANAPVTPYIALLESLETVLPAFEKGIYLERNSEEKYVRADLEKTTQDALAEYDLIMYDMTTGKNYSKELGFY is encoded by the coding sequence TTGGTTATAAATAAACAATTAAAGAAAATATTATGTGTAATAGGGGTTGGCGCATTAATATCGCTCAGTTCGGTATTTGTGCTTCAACTTTTTCATTTTCAATATGACTGGGAAAAAGCTTTTACTTTTTTTGATCTTCATACACGTTTGAGTTTACTGCAAGCTAGTATCGTTTTTTTGATTTTTTTATGGCTCTACTTAATAACAACTTCTTTGAGCGTTACTTCATTGCTATTTTTAGTAGCTGTTAGCTTTTTAGGTGTGGCTACCCAGCAAAAAATGTTTTTTCGGGGAGAACCGGTTTATCCATCTGATGTCTACTTTCTTAAAGATTTTCAGTTTCTTTTAGAAATGGTCGGTTTACCTATAATGATTGCTTTTTTTGTTATCGTCGCTTTAGTTATTATTGGTATTTATTTAGCGATAAAAAATAAAAGCAAAATTGAACGCTCCAAAGCTATAAGGATCGGGCGCTTGGTAGGAGTTTTTTTGACGACTTTTGCCTTGTTCTACGTCTATCAGTTCAATCAACCAGGTAATAAGGTGAGAGCGGTTTTCAATCGTTATACGAGCTGGATCGCTTATAGCCAAGAGAAAAATTACAATGAAAATGGAGTGGTTTCTGGGTTAATGTACAATTTCAAGTCACCTGCTGTAGATAAACCAGAAAACTATAGTAAGGAAAAGATTACTGCGCTTTACGAAAAATATCGAGAGCAAGCGGATGTTTTAAACAAGGAACGCCTGAATGAACTAAGTGATTATAATCTTATTTATATTATGAATGAAACGTTCTCTGATCCTACACGGATAGAGGGAATGTCTATTTCAAAAGACCCTATTCCTATCTATCGAACGATAGAAGCTCAATACAGGAGTGGTATGATTTTGTCGCAAGGATATGGTGGTGGAACTGCTAATATTGAATTCGAAGCTTTAACGGGTGTTTCGCTTGAACCCCTGTCGGCAAATGTAACGACACCATTTATACAATTAAGTGATAAAATGCAAGACTTTCCAAGTATTGTTGATTTGATGGGAAGAAATGGGCATACATTAACAGCTATTCATCCTTACAACTCAAGTATGTATAAACGATTGGAAAACTATCAAGCACTCGGTTTTGACTCTTTTCTTTTTGAAGATGATTTAACTTACTCTGAACGAATTGATGGGAATAATTTTATTTCGGATGCATCTGCATATCAAGAAGTGTTAGATAAAATTGATCAGACGGATACAATGGACTTTGTTCATCTGGTAACCATGCATAATCATAAACCACATGTTAATAAATATAATGAAGTGGAATTTAACGTTGAAGGGGCGCCTTACAATAAAGAGGTGGCTCATTATGCCAAAGGTCTGCAGTATAGTGACCGTGAACTCGAAGCGTTTTTACAAGAAATTGACCAGTTAGAAGAGAAAACAATCGTTGTCTTTTGGGGAGATCATTTACCAGGTTTTTATGGGGAAGAACTCTACGAACTGAACGGACCTGTTCGCATGCACCAAACCCCTCTACTCTTTTATACTAATTTTACTCGTGAAGATCGTGATGTTGAGACAATTAGTCCAATCTATTTTATGAATCATATTTTAGAAATTGCAAATGCCCCAGTTACGCCCTATATCGCTTTATTAGAAAGCTTAGAAACTGTCTTACCGGCATTTGAAAAAGGTATTTACCTTGAGCGTAATTCAGAAGAAAAATATGTGCGTGCAGACTTGGAAAAAACAACTCAAGATGCTCTGGCTGAGTATGACTTAATTATGTATGACATGACCACTGGTAAGAATTATAGTAAAGAACTAGGTTTTTATTAA
- a CDS encoding sigma-70 family RNA polymerase sigma factor, whose amino-acid sequence MTLTALLDQYQGVIYSELKKMHIYPGSQDYDDYFQLACIKLFETYKTCSCDALLEENRYRFVNYASQSIRWAFLDQKRRDRHLGDHEEQSDDIVVAVETGFEDEIAFIENYHQLMDQLTIKEQRFLYDRFYLNLTMTDIAKKHGVSRKTIHLWRQGLQEKAQFLKKG is encoded by the coding sequence ATGACCCTTACTGCTTTACTAGACCAATATCAAGGTGTTATTTATTCAGAATTAAAGAAAATGCATATCTACCCTGGTTCCCAAGATTATGATGATTATTTTCAATTAGCTTGTATTAAACTATTTGAAACTTATAAAACATGTAGTTGTGATGCGCTTCTGGAAGAAAATCGGTATCGTTTTGTTAATTATGCCAGTCAATCTATTCGTTGGGCTTTTTTAGATCAAAAACGACGAGATCGCCATTTAGGAGATCATGAGGAGCAAAGTGACGACATTGTCGTAGCCGTTGAAACAGGCTTTGAAGATGAGATTGCCTTCATAGAAAATTATCATCAGTTAATGGACCAACTAACCATAAAGGAACAACGCTTTCTTTATGACCGTTTTTATTTAAATTTAACTATGACTGACATAGCAAAAAAACATGGTGTTTCTCGTAAAACCATTCACCTTTGGCGACAAGGCCTCCAAGAAAAAGCACAATTTTTGAAAAAAGGGTAA
- a CDS encoding Ig-like domain-containing protein produces MKKARLLLALLLLQNVVMPTVVSATTTIGDEEIVVEEEIDTPLLAVEELQVDKVVLKEGEEVTISLSLSGNEAVESVSLNYLTPVTQTVQAIELRLNPENNRYEFTWLMTEEFEKGTWKVQSIEIMDTEANQTIFQNSSLDAEAANGMDLSGGSFSYGQVPVLTVTEPDQTILINTVFDEMTGVSASDEIDGEITDAITVQSSTVDMTQRGVYEVVYFVENSLGMSTTATRKVEVLDPQVMGMTVIPREVTLKPNETYQLEYELDLQDAPEYTLEWSSSQPSIVSVDETGKLTALKAGQAEITVSAGGKTAQVKVSVSASLETITFKEKSLALDKGQTHKLTLVYSPEGTGTNQKAVWKSSNEKILSVSQDGTVTAIGAGKAMITTTVGDKEAKLEVEVKAPVVGDLSVAYQTHVESFGWQKKVADGQLSGTVGSAKRLEAITLELLNKNVSGSIHYQTHVQSYGWMDWSENGQMNGTEGKAKRLEAIRIRLNGEVAKKYDVYYRVHAQSFGWLDWAKNGESAGTEGLALRLEGIEVVLVEKGKAAPGKTTRNFVYSDPKVNYSTHVEKVGWQNTVSNGAMSGTSGKGLRLEGILMNVHTQSLTGSIQYRTHIEKVGWQEWKEDWQLSGTQGKALRLEAIEIQLTSEMAKFYDVYYRVHAQTYGWLGWAKNGQSAGTEGLAKRLEGIEIKLVRKGHPAPGSTQNTFVKK; encoded by the coding sequence ATGAAGAAGGCAAGGTTATTACTGGCATTACTATTATTACAAAATGTTGTTATGCCAACAGTTGTATCCGCTACAACAACTATTGGTGACGAGGAAATAGTGGTTGAGGAAGAAATTGACACGCCGCTTTTGGCAGTCGAAGAATTGCAAGTAGACAAAGTCGTCCTTAAGGAAGGCGAGGAAGTAACGATTAGTCTCAGTCTGTCTGGGAACGAAGCAGTGGAAAGTGTTTCGTTAAACTATCTCACACCAGTGACACAAACGGTTCAGGCAATTGAGCTGCGCTTAAACCCTGAAAACAATCGCTATGAATTTACTTGGTTGATGACTGAGGAATTTGAAAAAGGAACTTGGAAAGTTCAATCCATTGAAATTATGGATACTGAAGCAAATCAAACTATTTTTCAAAATAGCAGTTTAGATGCAGAAGCAGCAAATGGGATGGACTTGAGTGGTGGAAGTTTTTCTTATGGGCAAGTTCCAGTTTTAACAGTGACGGAGCCTGATCAAACAATTCTTATCAATACCGTGTTTGACGAAATGACCGGTGTGTCAGCAAGCGACGAAATTGACGGCGAAATTACCGATGCTATTACTGTTCAAAGCTCAACTGTTGATATGACACAACGTGGCGTTTACGAAGTGGTCTACTTTGTTGAAAACTCTCTAGGCATGAGTACGACTGCGACTCGTAAAGTTGAAGTGCTGGATCCACAAGTGATGGGAATGACGGTAATACCTAGAGAAGTCACTTTGAAACCAAATGAGACTTATCAATTAGAGTATGAGCTAGATTTACAGGATGCTCCCGAATATACACTGGAGTGGTCAAGTAGCCAACCAAGTATTGTTTCGGTCGATGAAACTGGAAAGCTGACCGCTTTAAAGGCCGGACAAGCTGAAATTACCGTGTCAGCAGGAGGAAAAACTGCTCAGGTAAAGGTATCAGTTTCTGCTTCATTAGAGACCATTACTTTTAAAGAAAAATCATTGGCGTTAGATAAAGGACAAACGCATAAATTAACACTTGTCTATAGTCCAGAGGGTACTGGAACGAACCAAAAGGCAGTTTGGAAATCATCAAACGAAAAAATTCTATCTGTGAGTCAAGATGGAACCGTAACAGCAATTGGTGCAGGAAAAGCCATGATTACCACTACTGTTGGTGATAAGGAAGCTAAGTTAGAGGTTGAGGTTAAAGCGCCAGTTGTAGGAGACTTATCTGTTGCTTACCAAACCCATGTGGAAAGTTTTGGATGGCAAAAAAAGGTAGCGGATGGACAATTAAGTGGTACGGTTGGTTCAGCTAAACGATTAGAAGCCATTACCTTAGAACTTTTAAATAAAAATGTCAGTGGTTCGATTCATTATCAAACCCATGTCCAAAGTTATGGTTGGATGGATTGGTCAGAAAACGGGCAAATGAACGGGACTGAAGGAAAAGCGAAACGTCTCGAAGCCATTCGAATCCGATTAAATGGTGAAGTCGCTAAAAAATACGATGTTTACTACCGCGTCCACGCGCAAAGTTTTGGCTGGCTAGACTGGGCTAAAAATGGTGAGTCAGCTGGAACCGAAGGACTTGCTCTGCGTTTAGAAGGAATTGAAGTGGTTCTTGTTGAAAAAGGAAAAGCAGCTCCCGGTAAGACAACTCGTAATTTTGTCTACAGCGATCCAAAAGTAAATTACTCAACTCACGTAGAAAAAGTCGGCTGGCAAAATACGGTTTCCAATGGTGCTATGAGTGGAACTTCTGGTAAAGGTTTACGTCTAGAAGGTATTCTAATGAATGTACATACACAATCATTAACAGGTAGCATTCAGTACCGGACACATATTGAAAAAGTAGGTTGGCAAGAATGGAAAGAAGATTGGCAACTGAGCGGCACACAAGGAAAAGCTTTACGCCTTGAGGCCATTGAAATTCAATTAACCAGTGAAATGGCTAAATTCTATGATGTTTACTACCGCGTTCACGCACAGACCTATGGTTGGTTAGGCTGGGCCAAAAATGGTCAGTCAGCGGGAACAGAAGGTTTAGCCAAACGTTTAGAAGGCATTGAAATCAAGCTTGTCCGAAAAGGTCACCCAGCACCGGGTAGTACACAAAATACGTTTGTAAAAAAATAA
- a CDS encoding RloB family protein, whose protein sequence is MAKPKPRRTKRKYKREVATRQPEKTFLIVCEGTRTEPNYFRSFPVLSARIEVRGAGRGTLSLVHYAENLLEDRQDEFDEIWIVFDKDSFSAVSFNNAIAYLESRHDEGYRAAYSNEAFELWYLLHYELFTQPLSRYQFGPMLSKRMHKQYRKNMPNMYGILLNKQARAIENAKILYSRHSNSPAKDNPSTTVFKLVEELNKHVR, encoded by the coding sequence ATGGCCAAACCTAAACCTAGACGGACCAAGCGAAAATACAAACGTGAAGTTGCAACTCGTCAGCCTGAAAAAACATTTTTAATTGTGTGTGAAGGGACGCGAACGGAACCCAATTACTTCAGAAGCTTTCCTGTTTTATCAGCTCGTATAGAGGTGCGCGGAGCAGGCCGGGGTACCTTATCTTTAGTTCATTATGCGGAAAATTTATTAGAAGACCGTCAAGATGAATTCGATGAAATTTGGATTGTTTTTGATAAAGATTCTTTTTCAGCCGTATCTTTTAATAATGCGATTGCTTATTTAGAATCTCGTCATGATGAAGGTTATCGGGCTGCTTATAGTAATGAGGCCTTCGAATTGTGGTATTTATTACACTATGAATTATTTACGCAACCATTGAGTCGCTATCAATTTGGTCCTATGTTATCCAAGCGAATGCACAAGCAGTACAGAAAGAATATGCCTAATATGTATGGGATATTACTAAATAAACAAGCACGAGCCATTGAAAATGCTAAGATATTGTATAGTCGACATTCAAATTCTCCGGCTAAAGATAATCCCTCGACAACTGTTTTTAAATTAGTTGAAGAATTAAATAAGCACGTGAGGTGA
- a CDS encoding DUF2922 domain-containing protein — protein sequence MDTTLTLELKFRAADGKNKNLIIRNPTEGLTSAEIKPVMQKIIGLDAFAVKGTNPYSLIDSARYVKRTTTDLFNSEI from the coding sequence ATGGATACAACATTGACACTTGAATTAAAGTTTAGAGCAGCAGATGGTAAAAATAAAAACTTAATTATTCGTAACCCTACCGAAGGATTAACAAGTGCAGAAATTAAACCGGTTATGCAAAAAATTATCGGCTTAGATGCCTTTGCAGTAAAAGGAACGAACCCTTACAGCCTCATCGATTCAGCGCGTTATGTAAAACGTACAACAACCGATTTATTCAACTCAGAAATATAA
- a CDS encoding nuclease-related domain-containing protein yields MLLKKRERPIEMRKLESLEGRMTLNADYTRQLHQMRLGYAGECQFDCMAEELDDYVIRINDFILARQQLCQIDSIFISEQKIYLLDIKNWSKTYTLNRDGFESLHNDPLDQLKRARKIFINMLESHGIRLPVEARLVFINPEIVLYGMDANLPIILPQQIPDYFNKIRHSSGPITKWEEQIAKKILAQHTDENPYRLQVPYSTESVQPGILCSTCRILMTEKSHKFLCCPKCLETESKAHAVRRSEQELLLLFPDSRPYIHKLYKWCGEMVSKQSLHSLKSK; encoded by the coding sequence ATGCTATTAAAAAAACGTGAACGACCGATTGAGATGAGAAAATTGGAGTCTTTAGAAGGGCGCATGACATTGAATGCAGATTATACACGTCAACTCCATCAAATGCGTCTCGGTTATGCAGGGGAATGTCAATTTGACTGCATGGCAGAAGAGTTGGATGATTATGTCATTCGGATTAATGATTTCATTCTAGCCCGACAGCAACTTTGCCAAATCGATTCAATTTTTATCAGTGAACAAAAAATTTACCTTCTGGATATTAAAAATTGGAGTAAAACTTATACGCTTAATCGGGATGGGTTTGAGAGTTTACATAATGATCCTCTTGATCAATTAAAGCGTGCTCGAAAAATTTTTATCAATATGCTGGAGAGTCATGGGATTAGACTGCCTGTTGAGGCACGTCTGGTTTTTATTAATCCTGAAATTGTTCTCTACGGGATGGATGCAAATTTGCCAATTATTTTGCCGCAACAAATTCCAGACTACTTTAATAAAATCCGCCACTCATCCGGTCCGATAACCAAATGGGAAGAGCAGATTGCCAAAAAAATACTAGCTCAACATACAGATGAAAATCCTTACCGGTTGCAGGTCCCTTATTCGACTGAATCAGTGCAACCGGGTATTTTGTGTTCAACGTGTCGAATTTTAATGACCGAAAAGAGTCATAAATTTTTGTGCTGTCCTAAATGTTTAGAAACAGAATCTAAAGCGCACGCAGTGAGACGGTCTGAACAAGAATTACTACTTTTATTCCCAGATTCTCGGCCGTATATTCATAAACTGTACAAATGGTGTGGCGAAATGGTTTCGAAACAAAGTCTTCATAGCTTAAAAAGCAAGTAG
- a CDS encoding glycosyltransferase family 2 protein, translated as MGLENDLISIIIPCFNEEEMVPLFYNKMADIMAATQIVDFELIFVNDGSVDETLDVLRQLSEADERVRYLSFSRNFGKEAAMFAGLQHATGDYVAVMDVDLQDPPELLPVMYKTLKSEQWDCVGTKRVNRNGEPRIRSFFAASFYKVINRISDNYIVDGARDYRLMSRQMVDAILEMTEYNRFSKGIFTWVGFDTKYIEYRNVERPAGKTSWSFWGLFKYSLDGIVAFSDVPLAIASWVGFASFIVAIILAIFFAVRTLIFGNATEGWTSLMVMILGMGGLQLLSLGIVGKYLGQTFLETKKRPIYILKETDKDKK; from the coding sequence ATGGGGTTGGAGAATGATTTAATATCAATTATCATTCCATGTTTTAATGAAGAAGAAATGGTACCGCTCTTTTATAATAAAATGGCCGATATTATGGCAGCGACTCAAATCGTGGACTTTGAACTGATTTTTGTAAACGATGGATCCGTAGATGAGACGCTGGACGTTTTGCGTCAATTATCAGAAGCCGATGAGCGTGTTCGCTATTTATCCTTTTCACGTAATTTTGGGAAAGAAGCCGCAATGTTTGCAGGTTTGCAGCATGCAACGGGGGACTATGTAGCCGTTATGGACGTTGATTTGCAAGACCCGCCTGAATTGTTACCGGTAATGTATAAAACTTTAAAAAGTGAACAGTGGGATTGTGTGGGAACCAAGCGCGTTAATCGCAATGGTGAGCCACGGATTCGCTCGTTTTTTGCGGCTAGCTTTTATAAAGTCATCAACCGAATTTCTGATAACTACATTGTGGATGGGGCACGAGACTACCGGTTGATGTCCCGGCAAATGGTAGATGCTATTTTAGAAATGACGGAATATAACCGTTTTTCTAAAGGTATTTTTACTTGGGTAGGTTTTGATACCAAATACATTGAGTATCGAAATGTCGAACGGCCCGCTGGCAAAACTTCTTGGTCTTTTTGGGGTCTATTCAAATATTCACTAGATGGGATTGTAGCTTTCAGTGATGTTCCTTTAGCAATTGCTTCTTGGGTGGGATTCGCTTCATTTATTGTTGCTATTATTCTAGCCATCTTTTTTGCAGTTCGAACCTTAATATTTGGAAACGCTACAGAAGGTTGGACCTCCTTAATGGTTATGATTCTCGGCATGGGTGGCTTACAATTATTAAGCTTGGGGATTGTTGGGAAGTATCTCGGTCAGACCTTTTTAGAAACAAAAAAAAGACCCATTTATATTTTAAAAGAGACGGATAAAGATAAGAAATAA
- a CDS encoding LysM peptidoglycan-binding domain-containing protein, with product MKIDKQLLGIKQLPLASKRYIIAHESGNPNNVGPNSLNNELQYMKSNWQNAYVSHWVGGGGRIVQIAQTGLVQWGAGPRANPYAYAQVELARTNDKATFKKDYAAYVWLLRFLADQAGLPKTLNTSGDGIKTHHWVSQQLGGTDHTDPDDYLKSWGISMVQFKKDIQAVLPYQHQVVKGDTLWGLSRTYHTTVSELKRLNHLKTDLIIIGQKLTIK from the coding sequence ATGAAGATTGATAAACAGCTACTAGGGATTAAACAGTTGCCACTTGCTTCTAAACGCTACATTATTGCTCACGAATCTGGTAACCCTAATAATGTGGGTCCCAATAGTTTAAATAACGAACTTCAATATATGAAAAGCAATTGGCAAAATGCTTACGTTTCTCATTGGGTTGGTGGAGGCGGACGGATTGTCCAAATTGCACAGACCGGGCTGGTCCAATGGGGAGCGGGTCCACGTGCCAATCCTTATGCCTACGCACAAGTTGAATTAGCTCGAACCAATGACAAAGCAACTTTTAAAAAGGATTATGCTGCTTATGTCTGGCTCCTACGTTTTCTGGCTGATCAAGCTGGCCTACCCAAAACTCTGAATACGAGTGGCGATGGTATTAAAACACATCATTGGGTCAGCCAACAGTTAGGTGGTACGGATCATACGGATCCCGATGACTACTTGAAATCTTGGGGAATCTCAATGGTGCAATTCAAAAAAGACATCCAAGCTGTTTTACCTTACCAACACCAAGTCGTTAAAGGAGACACCTTATGGGGTTTGAGCCGGACCTATCATACAACGGTTAGTGAATTGAAACGCCTTAATCATTTAAAGACTGATTTAATTATTATCGGTCAAAAGTTAACGATTAAATAA
- a CDS encoding AAA family ATPase has protein sequence MLVELVVDNFYSFRDEITFSMIGTHIPEHPHTLEETNIFPLNKVSTIYGANASGKSNLLKAIAVIQEGLFIEPGQEAEWFAKIKPFHLDAQSELKETLLEISFLCGESLYRYGFFASRKEITEEYLYIEKNANKPETIFHRLTSGPQPQRLWMTEQLLQMPLIKKWFHNMHIILQPQKNELTISKTKFQLKKNKEHLLSLIQIADPSIYDIEIRQEMNEEGHFDDAFYVIKQKRLLDGSVVPIREGFLFQDVESTGTVKLLALAGPIIEALEKGSLLMVDEMDQSFHTLMTRYILELFRGKANKKGAQLVFSTHDISNLRSELFRRDQVWFVEKDREGNSHLESLVAFKFDDSERKNSYAFYQNYLNGKYGAVPYLPPADWWADDGQT, from the coding sequence ATGCTAGTTGAGTTGGTGGTGGATAATTTTTATTCATTTCGAGATGAAATAACATTTTCTATGATTGGGACGCATATTCCTGAGCACCCACACACTCTTGAAGAAACGAATATCTTTCCGTTGAATAAAGTATCAACGATTTATGGAGCCAATGCCAGTGGGAAAAGTAATCTTCTAAAAGCGATTGCTGTGATTCAAGAAGGCTTATTTATTGAGCCCGGCCAAGAAGCAGAGTGGTTCGCTAAAATTAAGCCATTCCATTTGGATGCACAGTCTGAGTTGAAAGAAACCCTGTTAGAAATCAGTTTTCTGTGCGGAGAAAGTTTGTATCGTTATGGTTTCTTTGCAAGTCGAAAAGAGATAACCGAGGAGTACTTATATATCGAAAAGAATGCAAATAAACCAGAAACAATTTTCCATCGTTTAACAAGCGGACCACAGCCACAACGTTTGTGGATGACAGAGCAACTCCTTCAAATGCCTCTTATTAAAAAGTGGTTCCACAATATGCATATTATCTTACAACCACAAAAAAATGAACTTACCATTTCTAAAACGAAGTTCCAGCTTAAAAAAAATAAAGAGCACTTATTGTCTCTCATCCAAATAGCTGACCCTTCCATTTATGATATCGAAATCCGCCAAGAAATGAATGAAGAAGGACATTTTGATGATGCCTTTTATGTGATTAAGCAAAAACGCTTGCTGGACGGAAGCGTCGTGCCCATTCGAGAAGGATTTCTTTTTCAAGATGTTGAATCAACTGGAACCGTCAAACTTCTAGCTCTAGCTGGACCCATTATTGAAGCACTGGAAAAAGGAAGTTTACTCATGGTTGATGAGATGGATCAAAGTTTTCATACCTTGATGACACGCTACATTCTCGAACTCTTTCGAGGAAAAGCGAATAAAAAAGGAGCCCAGCTCGTATTTTCAACCCATGATATCTCGAACTTACGCAGTGAGCTATTCCGCCGCGATCAAGTCTGGTTTGTTGAAAAAGATCGCGAAGGAAATAGTCATTTGGAGTCTCTGGTTGCTTTTAAATTTGATGATAGCGAGCGGAAAAATAGTTATGCTTTTTATCAAAACTACTTAAATGGTAAATACGGAGCCGTTCCTTATCTCCCCCCTGCAGATTGGTGGGCTGATGATGGCCAAACCTAA